A genomic segment from Cygnus atratus isolate AKBS03 ecotype Queensland, Australia chromosome 9, CAtr_DNAZoo_HiC_assembly, whole genome shotgun sequence encodes:
- the ING5 gene encoding inhibitor of growth protein 5 has protein sequence MAAAMYLEHYLDSIENLPCELQRNFQLMRELDQRTEDKKAEIDSLAAEYIESVKNMLPEERVEHLKKIQSAYSKCKEYSDDKVQLAMQTYEMVDKHIRRLDADLARFEADLKDKLEGSDFENPGARSLKKGRSQKDKRGSRGRGRRTSEEDTPKKKKLKGGSEFADTILSVHPSDVLDMPVDPNEPTYCLCHQVSYGEMIGCDNPDCPIEWFHFACVDLTTKPKGKWFCPRCVQERKKKK, from the exons ATGGCGGCCGCCATGTACCTGGAGCACTACCTGGACA GCATCGAGAACCTGCCCTGCGAGCTGCAGCGCAACTTCCAGCTGATGCGGGAGCTCGACCAGCGGACGGAAG ataagaaagcagaaattgaCAGTCTTGCAGCAGAATACATTGAATCTGTGAAGAACATGTTGCCCGAGGAGCGAGTGGaacacctgaaaaaaatccagagtgCCTACAGTAAATGTAAAGAGTACAGCGACGATAAAGTACAGCTGGCCATGCAGACATACGAGATG GTGGATAAGCATATCCGCCGGCTGGATGCAGACTTGGCACGGTTTGAAGCAGATCTGAAAGATAAACTGGAAGGCAGTGACTTTGAAAACCCTGGAGCACGAAGCCTGAAAA agGGACGAAgtcaaaaagacaaaagaggCTCTCGTGGTCGAGGCAGGCGAACATCTGAAGAAGATacaccaaagaaaaagaaactcaaaGGAGG CTCTGAGTTTGCTGATACCATCCTGTCAGTGCATCCCTCAGATGTCCTAGACATGCCAGTGGACCCCAACGAGCCCACCTACTGCTTGTGTCACCAGGTGTCGTACGGAGAAATGATCGGCTGTGACAACCCAGAT tgcCCAATTGAATGGTTCCACTTTGCTTGTGTGGATCTCACCACCAAACCAAAAGGGAAATG GTTTTGTCCACGTTGtgttcaggaaagaaagaaaaagaagtaa
- the DTYMK gene encoding thymidylate kinase encodes MACGRGALIVLEGVDRAGKSTQGRRLVEALRAGGHRADLLRFPERTTEIGRLLGAYLAGEKDVEDHAVHLLFSANRWEHVPSMKEKLHQGVTLVVDRYAFSGVAFTSAKENFCMDWCKQPDIGLPKPDLILFLQLSPEEAAARGDFGSERYENSLFQEKVLQSFCHLMKDKTLNWKMIDASKSIEDLHREIKSIAEETMLEVQNKPLGELWK; translated from the exons ATGGCGTGCGGCCGGGGGGCTCTGATCGTGCTGGAAGGGGTGGACAGGGCCGGCAAGAGCACGCAGGGCCGGCGGCTGGTGGAGGCGCTGCGGGCCGGCGGGCACCGCGCCGACCTCCTCCGCTTCCCCG AGAGGACGACGGAGATCGGGCGGCTGCTGGGAGCCTACCTGGCGGGGGAGAAGGACGTGGAGGACCACGCCGTGCACCTCCTGTTCTCTGCCAACCGCTGGGAGCACGT GCCTTCAATGAAAGAGAAACTACATCAAGGGGTCACGCTTGTGGTTGACAGATATGCCTTTTCTGGAGTGGCCTTCACAAGCGCCAAGGAG AACTTCTGCATGGACTGGTGCAAACAGCCCGACATAGGACTCCCAAAGCCAGATCtgattctgtttcttcagttaagcccagaggaagcagcagcacgaGGGGACTTCGGAAGTGAACGTTACGAGAACAGCCTCTTCCAAGAGAAAGTTCTACAGTCCTTCTGTCATCTGATGAAGGACAAGACGTTAAATTGGAAG ATGATTGATGCTTCAAAGAGCATAGAAGACTTGCACAGAGAAATTAAGTCCATTGCAGAGGAAACCATGCTGGAGGTACAGAATAAACCTTTGGGAGAACTctggaaataa